A section of the Mycoplasmopsis synoviae ATCC 25204 genome encodes:
- a CDS encoding DEAD/DEAH box helicase gives MNQNNKPSDNEIFSSEIKIALDNLLNFRSNDSCIFVKPSELKTLSYFDLAKTLGKKVIHAISNSAEMEVDLNSQIYDPIVDKISKAQTYKDMIAAFAETDIFEITEREKEKLVINFEIIKEDLITRVKKQIKEWIFAWKDLAQDHEKNYHTNSAHTLYLGFFFFSYQDIKNKAFAPLFFKQANIDYSRGKIILKVSGNVIVNEKLLLFMENKGISLNLDNIVDSKINDLIQTMKVEWKGAFNFPDNFASKIEDFDSLELPNEEFEIRPGYVVGLFQPQGAYPRRRMKEIIANDELDSMFNISFDKTIYKKSVSEKIKDPNTKLVKIQNTNLSQDAAIISSLTHDTIIWGPPGTGKSQVISNIVANNLINGKTTLISSEKKVALEVILNRLGSLGGFCLNFYDYGTSKAQKQKFYAPIINVLNKIGNFDNYWENLSEQKLNVFTQTEIEFIELASEFVSKSNSIKALEAIYYYAENNPTYKVSDIEFILGISENYKIPEKIDELFVKKFLKENKISLLSLKRKKAIEVANSIKNTLSSFEGNLALLFDKLFELKLLQSSDINILIEFQKLALTYEKLLKEKAKFKPVSSEDEVVNVILTRLKNLISQYDSSKMNLYKKFIANANAMNLPPDKFVRVFKEIIKDVFPVMITKIDENLSQYNKNDFDYVLIDEASQIQAERGIPALYLGKIKILSGDDMQMQPYTPFVARKINETVLGSIRSLLHYAISLGIYKVFLNKNYRSKWANLINFSSKNFYSSNLDAIDENSSKHSPSIEVYNVDGVWDNSKNFKEAVFSIKKIIESLPKYKKIIFISLNQKQSDYVLSIIYEKNIEVLIKALNSGQLLIRNIENAQGDEGDLIIFSVSYDRNTMISSTRLGQKNGRFALNVSISRAKEKMIVYKSIYASEVTVNENEDLKLFREWLNYLDLAEDQKLVYVKSKTHSYSQQKTSEISKFNNSFFIDHVYSYLKEVTSKHQEYKIYKDYQIGSITLDLAIVKNNSIYKAIKFDSFDYEKNIKRYGDIYDEVKYLQSKKYDVVILDPISWLEKNREIPSWFKESTMSYE, from the coding sequence ATGAATCAAAATAATAAACCAAGTGATAATGAAATTTTTTCAAGTGAAATTAAAATTGCTCTAGATAATTTATTAAATTTTAGATCAAATGATAGTTGTATTTTTGTAAAGCCTAGTGAGCTTAAGACTTTATCATATTTTGATTTAGCTAAAACTTTAGGTAAAAAAGTAATACACGCCATTTCAAATAGCGCCGAAATGGAAGTTGATTTAAATTCACAAATTTATGATCCTATCGTAGATAAAATCTCAAAAGCGCAAACCTATAAAGATATGATTGCAGCTTTTGCAGAAACCGATATCTTTGAAATTACTGAGCGTGAAAAAGAAAAGCTTGTAATTAACTTTGAAATCATTAAAGAAGATTTAATTACAAGAGTAAAAAAACAAATCAAAGAATGAATTTTTGCATGAAAAGATCTAGCTCAAGATCATGAAAAAAACTACCACACAAATAGCGCGCATACGCTATATTTAGGTTTTTTCTTTTTCTCTTATCAAGACATTAAAAATAAAGCATTTGCACCACTATTTTTCAAACAAGCTAATATTGACTATAGCCGTGGAAAAATTATTTTAAAAGTTAGCGGAAACGTTATCGTTAACGAAAAGCTACTTTTATTTATGGAAAATAAAGGCATTAGCCTTAACTTAGATAATATCGTTGATAGTAAAATTAATGATTTAATTCAAACTATGAAAGTTGAATGAAAAGGTGCATTTAACTTTCCAGATAATTTCGCAAGCAAAATTGAAGATTTTGACTCACTAGAACTTCCTAACGAAGAATTTGAAATTCGTCCAGGATACGTTGTTGGATTATTCCAACCTCAAGGAGCTTATCCTCGTAGAAGAATGAAAGAAATTATCGCAAACGATGAACTTGATTCAATGTTTAATATTTCTTTTGATAAAACTATCTACAAAAAAAGCGTTTCAGAAAAAATTAAAGATCCAAATACCAAGTTAGTTAAAATTCAAAACACTAACTTAAGCCAAGATGCTGCTATTATTTCTTCATTAACTCATGACACTATTATTTGAGGGCCTCCTGGAACCGGAAAAAGCCAGGTTATTTCAAATATAGTTGCCAATAATTTAATTAATGGAAAAACTACTTTAATTTCATCAGAGAAAAAAGTAGCACTAGAAGTTATATTAAATCGTCTAGGAAGCTTAGGAGGATTTTGTCTTAACTTTTATGACTATGGAACAAGTAAAGCTCAAAAACAAAAATTCTATGCTCCCATCATTAACGTATTAAATAAAATTGGAAACTTTGATAACTACTGAGAAAATCTCTCAGAACAAAAGTTAAACGTTTTCACTCAAACAGAAATTGAATTTATAGAGCTTGCTAGCGAATTTGTTTCAAAATCAAATTCTATTAAAGCATTAGAAGCAATATATTACTACGCCGAAAATAATCCTACTTATAAAGTCAGTGATATTGAATTTATTTTAGGTATTTCAGAAAACTATAAAATTCCTGAAAAAATCGATGAGCTTTTTGTTAAAAAATTCCTTAAAGAAAATAAAATTTCTCTTTTATCTTTAAAGAGAAAAAAAGCCATTGAAGTTGCAAATAGCATCAAAAATACGCTCAGTTCATTTGAAGGAAATTTAGCTCTTTTATTCGATAAATTATTCGAATTAAAACTTCTTCAAAGTAGTGATATTAACATTCTAATAGAGTTTCAAAAATTAGCTCTAACTTACGAAAAACTTCTTAAAGAAAAAGCTAAATTCAAACCAGTTTCTTCAGAAGATGAAGTCGTTAACGTGATTTTAACAAGGCTAAAAAACCTAATATCACAATACGATTCATCTAAGATGAATTTATATAAAAAATTCATAGCAAATGCTAATGCTATGAATCTTCCACCTGATAAATTTGTAAGAGTTTTTAAAGAAATCATTAAAGATGTATTTCCTGTAATGATTACCAAAATCGATGAAAACTTAAGTCAATATAATAAAAATGATTTTGACTATGTTTTAATCGATGAGGCATCTCAAATTCAAGCAGAACGTGGAATTCCAGCGCTATATCTTGGTAAGATTAAAATCTTATCAGGAGATGATATGCAAATGCAGCCATATACTCCATTTGTGGCTAGAAAAATAAATGAAACAGTGCTAGGATCTATTAGATCGCTTCTGCACTACGCGATATCACTTGGTATTTATAAAGTCTTTTTAAATAAAAACTATCGTTCTAAATGAGCTAATTTAATTAACTTTTCATCAAAGAATTTTTATTCATCTAATTTAGATGCAATTGATGAAAATTCAAGTAAGCATTCACCTTCAATTGAAGTTTATAACGTTGATGGTGTTTGAGATAATTCAAAGAATTTTAAAGAAGCAGTATTTTCAATTAAAAAGATAATTGAAAGTCTTCCTAAGTACAAAAAAATAATTTTTATTTCACTTAACCAAAAACAAAGTGATTATGTTTTAAGCATAATTTATGAGAAAAATATTGAAGTATTAATTAAAGCTTTAAATAGCGGACAGCTTTTAATTAGAAACATCGAAAACGCACAAGGTGATGAAGGTGATTTAATTATTTTTTCAGTTTCATATGATAGAAACACAATGATTTCATCAACTCGGCTAGGACAAAAAAATGGTCGTTTTGCACTTAACGTTTCTATATCGAGAGCTAAAGAAAAAATGATTGTTTATAAATCAATATACGCTAGCGAAGTTACTGTAAATGAAAATGAAGATTTAAAACTATTTAGAGAATGACTAAATTATTTAGATCTAGCAGAAGATCAAAAACTAGTTTACGTTAAATCAAAAACTCATAGCTACAGTCAACAAAAAACTAGCGAAATTTCTAAATTTAACAATTCATTTTTTATCGATCACGTTTATAGTTATTTAAAAGAAGTAACTTCAAAGCATCAAGAATATAAAATCTATAAAGATTATCAAATTGGATCTATTACTTTAGATCTAGCAATTGTTAAAAATAATTCAATTTATAAAGCCATTAAATTCGATAGTTTTGACTATGAAAAAAATATCAAAAGATATGGTGATATCTACGATGAGGTTAAATACCTTCAAAGTAAAAAATATGATGTTGTAATTTTAGATCCGATTTCATGACTTGAAAAAAACCGTGAAATTCCATCATGATTTAAAGAAAGTACAATGTCATATGAGTAG
- a CDS encoding MscL family protein, with protein sequence MSKNKILKKSWQDAKANIKRNNFLLLAVAFLLGAVTNAMISSFANDVVLSYIVNAFGIKNLQEWKLENGILIGKFLGTVIQFAIVMVLLFVVLFLFFVIKNNYVEHKNRKNPPQPVVKPLTVDELILKELQQLNSNITKNQLSQDMQTSLSALETSARKTKSRSASSKKLNKK encoded by the coding sequence ATGTCAAAGAATAAAATTTTAAAAAAATCTTGACAAGACGCGAAAGCTAATATTAAAAGAAATAACTTCCTACTGCTAGCTGTTGCCTTTTTACTTGGGGCAGTTACAAATGCAATGATTTCATCATTTGCAAATGACGTAGTACTTAGTTATATCGTTAATGCCTTTGGTATTAAAAACCTACAAGAGTGAAAACTAGAAAACGGTATTTTAATTGGTAAATTTTTAGGAACCGTTATCCAATTTGCAATTGTAATGGTGCTATTATTTGTTGTATTGTTTTTATTTTTTGTAATCAAAAATAATTACGTTGAACACAAAAATAGAAAAAACCCTCCTCAACCTGTAGTTAAACCTTTAACTGTAGATGAATTAATCCTAAAAGAATTACAACAATTAAACTCTAATATAACCAAAAACCAACTTTCACAAGATATGCAAACTAGTTTAAGCGCGCTAGAAACTAGCGCTAGAAAAACTAAATCTAGAAGCGCTTCTTCTAAAAAATTAAACAAAAAGTAA
- the aspS gene encoding aspartate--tRNA ligase codes for MKFSKISNTSLDESYINKSVTLYGWVATKRKFGKISFVDLRDHSGIIQLVFSEDIKLSKESVIKVTGVVSKRKDINPSLKTGTIEVLVSEYELLSSSKELPFEISEKISASEDLRMEYRFLDLRRESMQNAISLRSEVFFAIREFLNKEKFLEIETPILAKATPEGARDFLVPTRSQNNFFALPQSPQLFKQLLMASGFEKYYQIARCFRDEDSRKDRQPEFTQLDMEVSFLEVSAFQKLVENLFKYVFKKVLNVDIQTPFQRLDFDTCIKDYGTDKPDLRFDLKIQDINNYFQEDNFEIIKKQASKRMLFINEQITKKDFKALEEIAKKNSANILFYFVLENGKVLHSNFTNKAPRDVEKLIKDHNFKNGTCFIVANNFDNASKALGALRVELNSMFNYAKNGYNFSWIINWPMFEFDEESQSYQAAHHPFTMFENTVEEFKSLSKNQIKAKSYDLVLNGFELGSGSARIYSKEVQELIFESLGMDKKEQEEKFGFFLKAFDYGLPPHCGIGLGLDRLLMILANKSTIRDVIAFPKNAKNKDVFTKAPSEISSKQLSELFLELKK; via the coding sequence ATGAAATTTAGCAAAATAAGTAATACTAGTTTAGATGAAAGCTATATTAATAAAAGCGTAACTTTATATGGATGAGTTGCAACCAAAAGAAAATTTGGAAAAATTTCTTTTGTCGATTTAAGAGATCATAGCGGAATTATTCAACTAGTTTTTAGTGAAGATATAAAGCTATCTAAAGAATCAGTAATTAAAGTAACTGGAGTAGTTTCTAAAAGAAAAGATATCAATCCTAGCTTAAAAACAGGAACTATTGAAGTTTTAGTTAGTGAATACGAGCTACTATCTTCATCAAAGGAACTTCCTTTTGAAATTTCAGAAAAAATTTCAGCTTCAGAAGATCTAAGAATGGAATACCGTTTCTTAGATCTAAGAAGAGAGTCAATGCAAAATGCCATATCGCTTAGAAGCGAGGTATTTTTTGCTATTCGTGAATTTTTAAATAAAGAAAAATTTCTAGAAATTGAAACCCCAATTTTAGCTAAGGCTACTCCTGAAGGAGCTAGAGATTTTTTAGTTCCAACTAGAAGTCAAAATAACTTCTTTGCGTTACCTCAAAGCCCTCAGCTTTTCAAGCAGTTATTAATGGCATCCGGATTTGAAAAATACTATCAAATTGCAAGATGTTTTAGAGATGAAGACTCAAGAAAAGATCGTCAGCCAGAATTTACTCAGCTTGACATGGAAGTTTCATTTTTAGAAGTTAGCGCTTTTCAAAAATTAGTTGAAAACTTATTTAAATACGTCTTTAAAAAAGTTTTGAATGTCGATATTCAAACTCCTTTCCAAAGACTAGATTTTGATACTTGCATTAAAGACTATGGAACAGATAAGCCCGACTTAAGATTTGATTTAAAAATTCAAGATATAAATAATTATTTCCAAGAAGATAACTTTGAAATCATTAAAAAGCAAGCGTCAAAAAGAATGCTTTTTATTAACGAGCAAATTACCAAAAAAGACTTTAAAGCTTTGGAAGAAATTGCAAAGAAAAACAGTGCAAATATTTTATTTTACTTTGTACTAGAAAATGGAAAAGTGCTTCATAGCAACTTCACAAATAAAGCGCCTCGTGACGTTGAAAAACTAATTAAAGATCATAACTTTAAAAACGGAACTTGCTTTATAGTTGCTAATAATTTTGATAATGCTTCAAAGGCGCTAGGGGCTTTAAGAGTTGAATTAAATTCAATGTTTAATTACGCAAAAAATGGTTATAATTTCTCTTGAATTATTAACTGACCAATGTTTGAATTCGATGAAGAATCTCAAAGTTATCAAGCCGCGCATCATCCTTTTACTATGTTTGAAAACACAGTAGAAGAATTTAAAAGTCTTTCTAAAAATCAAATCAAAGCGAAAAGCTATGATCTAGTTTTAAATGGCTTTGAGCTAGGTTCTGGTTCTGCAAGAATTTATTCCAAAGAAGTTCAAGAACTTATTTTTGAAAGCCTTGGAATGGATAAAAAAGAACAAGAAGAAAAATTCGGATTCTTTTTAAAAGCATTTGACTACGGCCTTCCGCCACATTGCGGAATCGGACTTGGTCTTGATAGGTTGTTAATGATTCTCGCCAATAAAAGCACAATTAGAGACGTTATTGCATTTCCAAAAAATGCAAAAAATAAAGACGTATTTACTAAAGCTCCTTCAGAGATTAGCTCTAAGCAACTTAGCGAATTATTTTTAGAACTAAAAAAATAA
- the hisS gene encoding histidine--tRNA ligase, translated as MKYQRVKGTQDYGVEKAFLKDAVESLFLKEVRLHGFEYVELPTLEHAQLFKSTVAQSDIGNKEMYEFLDKSQRELCLRPEMTANFVRAFVQNKWHAASAENKYAYVGKVFRYERPQKGRYREFTQAGVEFVGKADFFKDLYVITLVLRLLAKLHIKYTLKLNYISNKETRKKYEETLHKYLLEYKDQLSEASQKRLETGNVFRVLDDKEDSQKDFVKNAPKLSDFYSEEDKEYVKNIKRGLDTYNGLEYQFDEQVVRGLDYYDDLVFEVSIKDSKAAQDVIIGGGRYSNLIKDLEGPETSSIGFAMGVDRVVDYLMDQEVYKEHLDKLETAHSENEYYFWAHPEASYKLNFFVWFFNLQLNEHISSSLLFDYDSPNRNKAFEKAKKLNSKAFVTLEEDNSLTVYDFKYGTKKDVDLKEQYHHLDFTSLLDSRHFDNLFDSNLFKPSPKELMCMCSAFRNRFGDSKALLKFAKQFHYSEDDVYFSDQKIKKSKRKSAKS; from the coding sequence ATGAAATATCAAAGAGTTAAAGGTACTCAAGATTATGGCGTTGAAAAAGCATTTCTAAAAGACGCAGTTGAATCATTATTTTTAAAGGAAGTTAGACTACATGGATTTGAATATGTAGAACTTCCTACTTTAGAGCATGCTCAGCTTTTTAAAAGCACAGTAGCACAAAGCGATATCGGAAACAAAGAAATGTATGAATTTCTAGACAAATCACAAAGAGAACTTTGCCTTCGTCCAGAAATGACAGCAAACTTTGTTAGAGCTTTTGTTCAAAATAAATGACATGCAGCTAGTGCTGAAAATAAATATGCATACGTGGGAAAAGTATTTAGATACGAACGACCACAAAAAGGTCGTTATAGAGAATTCACTCAAGCTGGAGTGGAATTTGTCGGTAAGGCTGACTTTTTCAAAGATTTATACGTTATAACCTTAGTACTTAGGCTTTTAGCAAAATTACATATTAAATACACTTTAAAATTAAATTACATATCAAATAAAGAAACTAGAAAAAAATATGAAGAAACCCTTCATAAATATCTTCTAGAATACAAAGACCAGCTTTCAGAAGCTTCACAAAAAAGACTAGAAACTGGAAACGTATTTAGAGTTTTAGATGATAAAGAAGACTCACAAAAAGACTTTGTTAAAAACGCGCCAAAATTGTCAGATTTCTACAGCGAAGAAGACAAAGAATACGTTAAAAACATCAAAAGAGGCCTTGACACTTACAACGGACTTGAATATCAATTCGATGAACAAGTAGTAAGAGGACTAGACTACTACGATGATTTAGTTTTTGAAGTTTCAATTAAAGATTCAAAAGCAGCGCAAGACGTAATAATCGGTGGCGGAAGATATTCTAATTTAATCAAAGACTTAGAAGGACCAGAAACTTCATCAATTGGCTTTGCCATGGGGGTTGATAGAGTAGTAGACTACCTAATGGATCAAGAAGTTTATAAAGAACATCTTGACAAACTAGAAACTGCTCACTCTGAAAATGAATACTACTTCTGAGCTCATCCAGAAGCAAGTTATAAACTTAACTTCTTTGTATGATTTTTTAACTTGCAACTAAACGAACATATTTCTTCATCACTATTATTTGACTATGATTCACCTAATAGAAACAAAGCTTTTGAAAAAGCTAAAAAACTAAATTCTAAAGCTTTTGTTACTTTAGAAGAAGATAATTCGCTAACAGTTTATGACTTTAAATATGGAACTAAAAAAGATGTAGATTTAAAAGAACAATACCATCATTTAGACTTTACAAGCCTTCTTGATTCAAGACACTTTGATAATTTATTTGATTCTAATTTATTTAAACCGTCACCTAAAGAATTAATGTGTATGTGTTCTGCATTTAGAAATAGATTCGGAGATAGCAAGGCTCTGCTAAAATTTGCTAAGCAATTCCACTACTCTGAAGATGATGTGTATTTCTCAGATCAAAAAATTAAAAAATCAAAAAGAAAATCTGCTAAAAGTTAA